One Ktedonobacteraceae bacterium genomic window carries:
- a CDS encoding carotenoid oxygenase family protein — protein MSNPFSSGYTSLQEEIQVEKLPVEGCIPAWLSGSLLRNGPAKFEVGSEEVWHWFDGLAMLHRFSFQNGNVSYANKFVRSQAYATAMQEKRLTYAMFAADPCKALFRHAMTEMINPNVSIQQVAGEFLAMTEAPLPIAFDPHTLETLGIIHYNDQVSGHYGSAHPHYDRAGKMTISYLTEFGMQSMVKVFSIADGDGRNRKLIGAYPTLEPSYIHSFSITEHYIVLAEYPFRVMPLEMLSGQKAFIQYFTWRPQEPALFIVMSRQDGSIVGRYESEAFFSFHHINAFERAGEIVLDLSAYPDAAIIEETNLSNLRDGTGAEKRSARSEFRRYRLPLSVSSAIATYERISGQEIEMPTINYTHSNSHDYSAAYGVSTAREAPLTLAHQLVRVDIPTNATKTWAQDGCYPGEPVFAQAPQARGEDDGVVLSVVLNAYKGNSFLLVLDAHTFEELGRAEVPHHIPLGLHGQYFPGLVI, from the coding sequence ATGAGCAATCCTTTTTCCTCTGGTTACACATCGTTGCAAGAAGAGATTCAAGTAGAGAAGCTGCCCGTCGAAGGATGCATTCCCGCGTGGCTTTCCGGTTCATTGTTGCGCAATGGCCCCGCGAAGTTCGAGGTCGGCTCCGAAGAGGTCTGGCACTGGTTCGATGGATTAGCTATGCTGCACCGCTTCTCATTTCAGAACGGTAACGTGTCATACGCGAACAAATTTGTGCGCAGCCAGGCTTATGCGACCGCGATGCAGGAGAAGCGCCTGACATACGCCATGTTTGCTGCCGACCCCTGCAAGGCGCTGTTCCGGCACGCCATGACCGAGATGATCAACCCCAATGTGAGCATTCAGCAGGTAGCAGGAGAATTTCTTGCGATGACGGAAGCTCCATTGCCGATTGCCTTTGATCCCCATACGCTCGAGACGCTGGGCATTATTCATTATAACGACCAGGTCAGTGGTCATTATGGATCGGCTCATCCACATTACGACCGCGCCGGAAAGATGACCATCAGTTACCTGACCGAATTCGGCATGCAGAGTATGGTGAAGGTCTTCAGCATCGCGGATGGAGATGGGCGCAACCGCAAGCTGATTGGCGCTTATCCCACCCTGGAACCGTCGTATATCCATTCCTTCAGCATCACCGAGCATTACATTGTGCTGGCCGAATATCCATTCCGCGTCATGCCCCTCGAAATGCTCAGCGGGCAAAAGGCCTTCATCCAGTACTTCACCTGGCGACCTCAAGAACCCGCGCTGTTTATCGTCATGAGCAGGCAGGATGGCAGCATTGTTGGCAGGTACGAGAGCGAAGCCTTCTTCTCATTCCACCATATCAATGCCTTCGAGCGCGCCGGAGAAATCGTACTTGACCTTTCAGCATACCCCGATGCCGCGATTATTGAGGAGACCAACCTGTCCAATCTGAGGGATGGGACGGGGGCAGAAAAACGGAGCGCGCGCAGCGAGTTCCGGCGGTATCGCCTGCCGCTGAGCGTCTCATCGGCCATTGCCACGTATGAGCGCATAAGCGGGCAGGAGATTGAAATGCCAACCATCAACTATACCCATTCCAACAGCCACGATTACAGTGCTGCCTACGGCGTCAGTACGGCCAGGGAAGCGCCACTAACCCTGGCCCACCAGCTCGTGCGCGTTGACATACCCACAAACGCTACAAAAACCTGGGCGCAGGATGGATGCTATCCTGGAGAACCCGTCTTTGCTCAAGCTCCTCAAGCCCGTGGAGAAGATGATGGCGTTGTTCTCTCAGTCGTCTTGAATGCCTACAAGGGCAATTCATTCCTGCTGGTGCTGGACGCGCATACATTCGAGGAACTTGGGCGAGCTGAAGTGCCGCATCACATCCCGCTCGGCCTTCATGGGCAATATTTCCCAGGCCTTGTGATTTGA
- a CDS encoding enoyl-CoA hydratase-related protein, with protein MPYELITLEFEGDFATITMNNPQRRNALSLKHMLELTSAFRKVGESEARGVILAASGPVFSAGHDFADMVGQDLVAVRKILKVCTTMMNTIQEIPQPVLARVQGLATAAGCQLVATCDLAVASTDAGFATPGGKGGWFCTTPMVAVSRNIGRKRALEMLLTGDVIDAQTAADWGLVNRVVPPERLVEESQSLLERATRGSFISKSIGKQAYYAQIDLPQPQAYAYAQEVMASTSQIPDAQEGMRAFLEKRKPRFEQRG; from the coding sequence ATGCCATATGAACTGATCACCTTAGAATTTGAAGGCGATTTCGCGACCATCACCATGAACAACCCGCAGCGGCGCAACGCGCTTTCGCTCAAACACATGCTTGAACTCACCAGCGCTTTCCGTAAAGTTGGTGAGAGCGAGGCCCGCGGTGTGATTCTGGCCGCCAGCGGGCCGGTTTTTTCCGCCGGTCACGATTTCGCCGATATGGTGGGGCAGGACCTCGTTGCCGTGCGCAAGATTCTCAAGGTCTGCACCACCATGATGAATACGATTCAAGAGATTCCCCAGCCTGTTCTCGCGCGCGTGCAAGGCCTGGCTACTGCTGCCGGATGCCAGCTCGTCGCTACCTGCGACCTGGCAGTTGCCTCAACCGATGCGGGCTTCGCGACTCCAGGTGGGAAAGGCGGCTGGTTCTGCACCACGCCCATGGTGGCAGTCAGTCGCAATATCGGACGCAAGCGCGCTCTCGAAATGCTGCTCACCGGCGACGTAATCGACGCGCAGACGGCGGCAGACTGGGGACTGGTCAACCGCGTCGTTCCGCCCGAACGCCTGGTCGAAGAATCACAAAGCCTGCTCGAGCGCGCCACACGCGGCAGCTTCATCTCCAAAAGCATCGGCAAGCAGGCCTATTACGCGCAGATCGACCTTCCGCAGCCGCAGGCCTACGCCTACGCGCAGGAAGTGATGGCCTCCACTTCTCAGATTCCCGACGCCCAGGAAGGGATGAGGGCGTTCTTGGAGAAACGCAAACCGAGGTTTGAGCAAAGAGGATAG
- the pgi gene encoding glucose-6-phosphate isomerase codes for MSTTVTPLTQRPAWKALEDHYAQVKDLHLRKLFADDPQRGERFAAEGVGIYLDYSKNRITGETIQLLLQLAESSNLRQRIDAMFSGQKINITEQRAVLHVALRAPGDETIMVDGENVVPEVHKVLDKMTDFSNRVRSGEWKGYTGKRIRNVVNIGIGGSDLGPHMAYEALKHYSDRDMTFRFVSNVDGSEFVELTRDLDPAETLFIVSSKTFTTLETLTNANSAREWLVRALGSEQAVAKHFVAVSTNTKEVEKFGIDTQNMFEFWDWVGGRYSYDSAIGLSLMIAIGPEQFREMLAGFHAMDEHFRTTPFERNLPVLLGLIGIWYNNFFGAQTVAILPYDYYLGQLPAYFQQLDMESDGKHVDLQGRTVNYQTGPIIWGQPGTNGQHAFYQLIHQGTKLIPCDFIGFCQTLNPLGRHHDLLMANFFAQTEALAFGKTAEEVAKDGVPSFQVPHRTFEGNRPTNTILVERLTPETLGKIIALYEHKVFVQGTVWDINSFDQWGVELGKVLANRIIPELESKEEPKLTHDSSTNTLIQRYRKLRGQAS; via the coding sequence ATGTCTACAACTGTAACACCGCTGACGCAGCGGCCAGCCTGGAAAGCCCTCGAAGACCATTATGCTCAGGTAAAGGACCTGCACCTGCGCAAGCTCTTCGCCGATGATCCCCAGCGTGGTGAGCGTTTCGCAGCCGAGGGCGTGGGCATCTACCTGGACTATTCCAAGAACCGCATTACCGGCGAGACCATCCAGTTGCTCTTGCAGCTGGCCGAGTCTTCGAACCTGCGCCAGCGCATCGACGCCATGTTCAGCGGCCAGAAGATCAATATCACCGAGCAGCGTGCCGTACTGCACGTTGCCCTGCGCGCTCCAGGGGATGAAACGATCATGGTGGATGGCGAGAACGTGGTGCCGGAAGTCCACAAAGTCCTCGACAAGATGACGGATTTCTCCAACCGCGTGCGCAGCGGCGAGTGGAAAGGCTATACCGGCAAGCGCATTCGCAACGTCGTCAATATTGGCATCGGCGGCTCCGACCTTGGCCCGCATATGGCCTACGAGGCGCTGAAGCATTACAGCGACCGCGATATGACCTTCCGTTTCGTCTCCAACGTCGATGGCAGCGAGTTTGTGGAACTGACGCGCGACCTCGACCCGGCAGAAACGCTCTTCATCGTCTCCTCTAAAACGTTCACCACGCTGGAGACGCTGACCAACGCCAACTCGGCTCGCGAATGGCTGGTGCGCGCTTTGGGTAGCGAGCAGGCGGTGGCAAAGCACTTCGTGGCCGTCTCAACGAATACCAAAGAGGTGGAGAAGTTCGGCATCGACACGCAGAACATGTTCGAGTTCTGGGACTGGGTCGGCGGCCGTTACTCCTACGACTCAGCCATCGGCCTCTCGCTGATGATCGCCATCGGGCCGGAGCAGTTCCGCGAAATGCTGGCCGGTTTCCATGCCATGGACGAGCATTTCCGCACCACGCCTTTTGAGCGCAACTTGCCCGTGCTGCTGGGGCTGATCGGCATCTGGTACAACAACTTTTTCGGCGCGCAGACGGTGGCAATCCTGCCCTACGATTACTATCTAGGGCAATTGCCAGCTTACTTCCAGCAGCTTGACATGGAGAGCGATGGCAAGCATGTCGATTTGCAGGGCAGGACGGTGAATTACCAGACCGGACCGATTATCTGGGGGCAGCCTGGTACCAATGGCCAGCACGCTTTCTACCAGCTGATTCATCAAGGCACAAAGCTGATTCCCTGCGACTTTATCGGCTTCTGCCAGACATTGAACCCGCTCGGGCGGCATCATGACCTGCTGATGGCCAACTTCTTCGCCCAGACCGAGGCGCTGGCCTTCGGCAAAACGGCGGAAGAGGTCGCGAAAGATGGCGTGCCATCCTTCCAGGTTCCGCATCGCACCTTCGAGGGCAATCGTCCGACGAACACTATCCTGGTCGAACGATTAACGCCTGAAACATTGGGCAAGATCATCGCTCTCTACGAACACAAAGTCTTCGTCCAGGGCACGGTCTGGGATATCAACTCGTTCGATCAATGGGGCGTCGAACTGGGCAAAGTGCTGGCGAACCGCATCATCCCCGAGCTTGAGAGCAAAGAGGAGCCAAAGCTGACGCACGATAGCTCGACGAATACGCTGATCCAGCGATATAGGAAGTTGAGGGGTCAGGCATCCTGA
- a CDS encoding LuxR C-terminal-related transcriptional regulator, protein MPIETVLTALINSLMQFEQDIVLVLDDYHSITSQSIHSSLTFFLEHLPPCLHVIIATRVDPLLPLARWRARGRLTEIRSADLRFTTEETAAFFQQAVGLPLSIEEIDALDKRAEGWIAGLQLAALSMHGRKDISDFIKVFTGSHRYIVDYLIQEVFDRQPANIQTFLLRTSILERMCGSLCEAISGQPGGQAMLEHLEQVNLFLQPLDDERRWYRYHHLFAELLRHRLQREQPELAPTLHRQASAWFEQHDLLPEAIRHSLAAADFQSAARLIEQVGITLTKRGELITLSSWLDKLPAEEMQARPGLTVLRAWLLFLTGQYAAAEQQLQEIEQRYSIHAAMQTFEGLASPPQGMQHVYHLIGEIAAIRASIVIMQGDGERTIELAQQALRYLAEDDISRGLVMWYLGLAYWIAGNLEAAVQAMVDACAYSMAHGNLYMAFMTTHELASFQAAQGYLHQAEHTYRQALQLVNEQDSSTVVLGPIHVGIGSLQYEWNNLEAAERFLQTGIQQCLYMENSRTALDGYIVLTRIRHARGDQEGVQMLCEKMSSLASHPNVPPTQARFQTAFLARIALEQGNAAEASRWAQQCGLRASDEIHPLRFNEYLILARILIAQGNFDDASTCLRQLFHLAQARKRIKNSIEVLILQALAHQAQGDIETATGTLEHALLLAETEGYIRLFVDEGPVLANLLIIISTKLQKQADTSSAVPELLTYIEKLLVAFGDQNFPLTAASPRPSPAIPTGTRPSLAEPLSERELEVLRLISEGCSNREIADRLVLAVSTVKWYVNIIYGKLQVESRTKAVARARELKLI, encoded by the coding sequence GTGCCTATCGAAACCGTGCTGACCGCGCTCATTAACTCTCTGATGCAGTTTGAGCAGGATATCGTTCTGGTTCTGGATGATTATCATAGTATTACCTCGCAATCGATCCATAGTTCGCTGACCTTCTTCCTGGAACACCTGCCGCCCTGCCTGCATGTTATCATTGCCACTCGCGTTGACCCGTTATTGCCCCTGGCACGCTGGCGCGCTCGCGGCCGGCTAACTGAAATTCGCTCGGCTGACCTGCGATTCACTACTGAAGAAACCGCAGCATTTTTTCAACAGGCTGTTGGTCTTCCTCTCTCAATAGAAGAGATCGATGCACTGGATAAGCGAGCGGAAGGCTGGATTGCCGGGCTGCAACTGGCCGCGCTCTCAATGCATGGCCGCAAAGATATCTCCGACTTTATCAAGGTCTTTACCGGCAGCCATCGCTACATCGTCGATTACCTGATCCAGGAAGTATTCGACCGCCAGCCAGCCAACATACAAACTTTTCTGCTGCGTACCTCGATCCTTGAGCGCATGTGCGGCTCGCTCTGCGAAGCCATCTCAGGGCAACCAGGTGGGCAAGCCATGCTTGAGCACCTGGAACAGGTAAATCTATTCTTACAACCGCTTGATGACGAGCGGCGCTGGTATCGTTATCATCACCTGTTCGCCGAGTTGCTACGCCACCGCCTGCAACGCGAACAGCCCGAACTGGCGCCCACGCTCCATCGCCAGGCCAGCGCGTGGTTTGAACAACATGACCTGCTGCCTGAGGCCATCCGGCACTCGCTGGCAGCGGCAGATTTTCAATCGGCAGCCAGGCTCATCGAACAGGTCGGCATTACACTGACAAAACGAGGAGAACTCATCACACTCTCTTCCTGGCTCGATAAGCTTCCTGCTGAAGAGATGCAAGCCCGCCCTGGTCTGACCGTTTTGCGGGCCTGGCTGCTCTTTCTCACCGGCCAGTATGCCGCCGCCGAACAGCAACTTCAGGAAATAGAGCAGCGCTATAGCATCCATGCCGCCATGCAAACCTTTGAAGGTCTCGCATCTCCACCGCAAGGAATGCAGCATGTCTACCACCTGATAGGCGAGATAGCTGCTATACGCGCATCGATAGTCATTATGCAGGGAGATGGAGAGCGCACTATTGAGCTGGCGCAGCAGGCGCTTCGCTACCTGGCCGAGGATGATATTTCCAGGGGATTGGTGATGTGGTACCTGGGATTGGCTTACTGGATAGCCGGAAATCTGGAAGCGGCGGTTCAGGCGATGGTAGATGCTTGCGCCTACAGCATGGCTCATGGCAACCTGTATATGGCGTTCATGACAACGCACGAACTGGCCTCGTTTCAGGCGGCGCAGGGATATCTCCACCAGGCAGAACACACATACCGGCAGGCGCTCCAGCTTGTGAACGAGCAGGACTCCTCAACGGTTGTTCTCGGCCCGATTCATGTCGGTATTGGAAGTTTACAATACGAGTGGAATAACCTGGAAGCGGCAGAACGCTTTTTACAGACCGGCATCCAACAATGCCTGTATATGGAAAATAGCAGGACTGCGCTGGATGGGTACATCGTCCTGACCAGAATCAGGCATGCCCGGGGGGATCAGGAGGGCGTACAAATGCTATGCGAGAAGATGAGCAGCCTGGCAAGCCATCCTAATGTTCCACCAACTCAGGCACGCTTTCAAACCGCATTTCTGGCGCGAATAGCTCTTGAGCAGGGCAATGCAGCGGAGGCATCGCGATGGGCGCAGCAATGCGGGCTGCGCGCAAGCGACGAAATACATCCCTTGCGCTTTAACGAATACCTGATCCTGGCGCGCATACTGATCGCGCAGGGGAATTTCGATGATGCAAGTACCTGCTTGCGGCAACTCTTTCACCTGGCGCAAGCGAGGAAGCGCATCAAAAATAGCATCGAGGTTCTCATCCTTCAGGCGCTGGCCCATCAAGCTCAGGGAGACATAGAAACGGCCACGGGTACGCTCGAACATGCGCTGCTGCTTGCCGAAACGGAGGGCTATATCCGGCTCTTCGTCGATGAAGGCCCGGTTCTGGCAAACCTGCTTATCATAATCTCTACAAAGCTACAAAAGCAGGCCGATACTTCCTCAGCAGTGCCAGAACTACTGACCTATATTGAAAAGTTACTCGTGGCTTTTGGGGACCAGAACTTCCCCCTCACTGCCGCTTCGCCCCGGCCCTCACCTGCGATTCCAACCGGCACGCGGCCATCTCTGGCCGAACCACTGAGCGAACGCGAACTCGAAGTGCTGCGGCTAATTTCCGAAGGCTGTTCCAATCGTGAAATCGCGGATCGTCTTGTTCTTGCCGTCAGCACGGTGAAATGGTACGTGAATATCATCTACGGCAAGTTGCAGGTCGAGAGCCGCACAAAGGCGGTGGCGCGAGCCAGGGAATTGAAGTTGATATAA
- the gnd gene encoding decarboxylating 6-phosphogluconate dehydrogenase, protein MRIITGTRKHKPRTSWAATRQNRSERKNTMELGLVGLGRMGANMAKRLLRNGHTVVGYARHESTVQGRLQDGSISKGASSLEDLVHQLAQPRAIWLMVPAASVDDTLNTLIPLLAKDDVVIDGGNSYYHDDIRHAKMLEPHGIHYLDVGTSGGVWGLERGYCQMIGGEEEIVKRLDPIFSALAPGVDAAVRTPGREEIGGTAEKGYYHCGPHGAGHFVKMVHNGIEYGVMAAYAEGLNILKHANIGKQQQTVDAETAPLSSPEYYQYDFNLADIAELWRRGSVIGSWLLDLTASALLKSPNLEDFQGRVSDSGEGRWTIAAAIDEAVPAFVLTAALYERFSSRGQADFANKIMSAMRFEFGGHHEKEATDETHHTQTNTTSSGTE, encoded by the coding sequence TTGCGTATAATAACAGGGACAAGAAAACACAAACCCAGGACTTCCTGGGCAGCTACTCGACAAAACCGGAGTGAAAGGAAAAACACTATGGAACTTGGACTCGTTGGACTTGGGCGCATGGGCGCTAATATGGCCAAACGACTGCTGCGCAATGGCCATACGGTCGTTGGCTACGCGCGTCACGAAAGTACAGTGCAGGGGCGCTTGCAAGATGGCTCTATTTCGAAAGGAGCTAGCTCGCTGGAAGACCTCGTTCATCAACTCGCGCAGCCGCGCGCTATCTGGTTGATGGTTCCTGCCGCCTCGGTAGACGACACGTTGAATACGCTTATCCCACTGCTGGCAAAGGACGATGTGGTGATCGATGGCGGCAACTCCTACTATCATGATGACATTCGCCACGCGAAGATGCTTGAGCCGCATGGCATCCATTATCTTGACGTCGGTACCAGCGGCGGCGTCTGGGGACTCGAGCGCGGCTATTGCCAGATGATCGGTGGCGAGGAAGAGATCGTCAAACGCCTCGACCCGATTTTCTCCGCCCTGGCACCTGGAGTTGACGCGGCGGTTCGCACTCCTGGGCGCGAAGAAATCGGCGGCACAGCTGAAAAAGGGTATTATCATTGCGGCCCGCATGGAGCTGGTCATTTCGTCAAGATGGTTCATAACGGCATCGAGTACGGCGTCATGGCAGCCTATGCCGAGGGTCTGAACATCCTCAAACACGCTAATATCGGCAAGCAGCAGCAGACCGTCGATGCCGAAACCGCCCCGCTAAGCAGCCCTGAATATTACCAGTACGATTTCAACCTCGCCGATATCGCGGAACTGTGGCGGCGTGGCAGTGTCATCGGCTCGTGGCTGCTCGATCTGACCGCCAGCGCGCTGCTCAAGAGTCCCAATCTCGAGGATTTCCAGGGCCGCGTCTCCGATTCGGGCGAGGGGCGTTGGACGATTGCCGCCGCCATCGACGAGGCCGTTCCCGCATTCGTGCTGACTGCTGCCCTTTACGAACGCTTCAGCTCGCGCGGCCAGGCCGATTTTGCCAACAAGATCATGTCCGCCATGCGTTTTGAATTCGGCGGCCATCATGAAAAGGAAGCCACGGATGAGACACATCATACGCAAACGAATACCACTTCGAGCGGTACTGAATAA
- a CDS encoding FAD:protein FMN transferase, with amino-acid sequence MDEKATHQDRHPGPAFPAFRTPEGMGREEFWAMGTTISLLLPENRLKVGVSVVRSLFSEWEQALSRFLPESELSRLNAHAGEYVAVSDLLYTVLSRAIAAAQATNGVYDPTLLGQIVGLGYDRTFDALPASLPGTTIRTEPGGGWRGIYLDSEKRIVKLPAGVGLDFGGIAKGMAVDAALERLQEKGINTALVNAGGDLAVIGLPPGEEQWSITVPGKGTFWSMPLRRGAMATSGIARRHWQQGKQQRHHLLDPRTGEPAQTDLWSVTVVADRCEQVEIAAKVAFILGSQEGKAFLSEHGLAGLLVQVDGAWEATDAWPVQLMVEQAK; translated from the coding sequence ATGGACGAAAAAGCTACTCACCAGGACAGGCATCCAGGCCCGGCATTTCCCGCATTTCGCACGCCAGAGGGTATGGGACGCGAGGAATTCTGGGCCATGGGTACGACGATTTCCCTTCTGCTGCCCGAAAACCGTCTTAAAGTGGGTGTCAGTGTTGTACGTTCGCTATTCAGCGAATGGGAGCAGGCCCTGAGCCGTTTCTTACCGGAAAGCGAACTTTCGCGCTTGAATGCGCATGCGGGCGAATATGTCGCGGTAAGCGATCTGCTTTATACGGTGCTATCCAGAGCTATCGCCGCGGCCCAGGCAACGAACGGCGTCTATGACCCGACCCTGTTAGGTCAGATTGTTGGGCTGGGATACGACCGTACTTTCGATGCCTTGCCTGCGTCGCTGCCCGGCACAACAATCCGCACCGAGCCGGGTGGCGGGTGGCGCGGCATCTACCTGGACAGCGAGAAGCGCATCGTAAAGTTGCCTGCCGGTGTCGGCCTGGACTTTGGGGGCATTGCCAAGGGCATGGCTGTGGATGCCGCCCTGGAACGTTTACAGGAGAAAGGTATTAATACTGCCCTTGTCAACGCGGGTGGCGACCTGGCTGTGATAGGATTGCCGCCCGGAGAAGAGCAGTGGTCAATCACGGTGCCTGGGAAAGGTACATTCTGGTCTATGCCGCTGCGTCGCGGGGCCATGGCCACCTCCGGCATCGCGCGCCGCCACTGGCAGCAAGGAAAGCAGCAGCGCCACCACCTGCTCGACCCGCGCACGGGCGAACCGGCGCAGACCGATTTGTGGTCCGTGACGGTGGTCGCCGACCGCTGCGAGCAGGTCGAGATCGCCGCGAAAGTGGCTTTCATCCTGGGTTCGCAAGAAGGGAAAGCCTTTCTGAGTGAGCATGGGCTTGCTGGTTTGCTCGTTCAGGTGGATGGAGCGTGGGAAGCGACGGATGCGTGGCCTGTGCAGTTGATGGTGGAGCAGGCTAAATGA
- a CDS encoding M20/M25/M40 family metallo-hydrolase, with translation MTTTSGYSPINWNVVEDEVITHLRNILRLDTRNPPGNEIRAAEYIRDVLQADGISSEIVGPSPDRGSIVARLKGNGSAPPLLLMSHTDVVAVEPEKWTHDPFAADIADDFIYGRGALDMKGMVTMELMTMLLLKRAGVPLKRDVIYMAAADEEVGGHMGAGWVVHNRPELIQAEYALNEGGGSGFEVNGKRYYTVEAAEKGTARFRLRTTGKPGHGSVPHDNNAIVKLAALLSKLDGTQPPVHFTETFRAYITGIASAQPPEVAGLFMAVLEDEKNADAAIEALPLEDMLKWQMRAMIRNTIAPTMLTAGSQINVIPSEAEARLDGRTLPGWTAETYLEELRSIFGQDIDVSFIDPSIPLEADPASPLFEVIKALVEEHDPGATVVPTLLTGGTDAKHVALLGTKVYGFAPQLYIPGARDWSGVHGHDERIHIRALQWGTRVLYDVVARFATNNGDEVV, from the coding sequence ATGACCACGACCAGCGGCTATTCGCCCATCAATTGGAATGTCGTAGAAGATGAAGTCATCACCCACCTGCGCAACATCCTGCGGCTTGATACACGCAATCCGCCCGGAAATGAGATACGGGCCGCCGAATATATTCGCGATGTGCTGCAAGCGGATGGTATCAGCAGCGAGATTGTTGGACCATCGCCTGACCGCGGCAGCATCGTTGCGCGCTTGAAAGGCAATGGCTCGGCCCCGCCGCTGCTGTTAATGTCGCATACCGATGTAGTAGCGGTCGAGCCTGAGAAGTGGACGCATGATCCTTTCGCGGCGGATATTGCCGATGATTTCATCTATGGACGCGGCGCTCTGGATATGAAGGGCATGGTCACTATGGAATTGATGACCATGCTGCTGCTCAAACGCGCGGGAGTGCCGCTCAAACGCGATGTGATCTACATGGCGGCGGCGGATGAAGAGGTGGGTGGGCACATGGGTGCGGGCTGGGTCGTGCATAACCGGCCAGAGTTGATCCAGGCCGAATACGCGCTCAACGAAGGCGGCGGCAGCGGCTTTGAAGTCAATGGGAAGCGTTATTATACCGTCGAGGCCGCGGAGAAGGGAACGGCCCGTTTCCGCCTGCGGACGACCGGCAAACCCGGACACGGCTCTGTGCCGCATGATAACAATGCTATCGTTAAACTGGCGGCATTACTGAGCAAGCTGGATGGCACACAGCCCCCGGTACATTTTACGGAAACCTTCCGCGCGTACATCACCGGTATTGCCAGTGCGCAACCACCAGAGGTCGCGGGCCTGTTTATGGCCGTGCTGGAAGATGAGAAAAACGCCGATGCCGCCATCGAGGCCTTGCCACTCGAAGATATGCTTAAGTGGCAAATGCGCGCCATGATCCGCAACACCATCGCGCCCACCATGCTTACGGCAGGCTCGCAAATCAACGTCATCCCATCCGAAGCGGAAGCACGGCTGGATGGTCGTACCCTGCCCGGTTGGACGGCGGAGACGTATCTTGAGGAACTGCGGAGTATCTTTGGGCAAGACATCGATGTGAGCTTTATCGACCCATCCATACCTCTAGAGGCCGATCCCGCGTCTCCCCTCTTCGAGGTCATCAAGGCCCTGGTCGAGGAACACGATCCTGGCGCGACCGTCGTTCCAACATTGCTCACAGGTGGCACCGATGCCAAACACGTGGCGCTACTCGGAACGAAGGTCTACGGTTTTGCGCCACAACTCTATATCCCTGGAGCGAGGGATTGGAGCGGAGTTCACGGTCACGACGAGCGTATACATATCCGAGCCTTGCAATGGGGTACGCGCGTCCTTTATGATGTTGTAGCACGGTTCGCCACAAACAATGGCGATGAAGTAGTGTAA
- a CDS encoding VC0807 family protein yields the protein MTQAPLTSTPSATELKPPSLRTMVVGLLPSILVNGVLVIVIYQLIKHFTSLSDVEALFISAIPAMIDTIASLLRQRRVDVLGAFALITIAVSIVLTFASGDARLFQIRESFLTVLFGIICLVSLLFPKPLWFYIIRYFTTGNNPRQEATFNAAWQYPAFRAYIRNVTIVWGVTYAIEFIVRLVLVYSLPLSQFLVISPIIFYGITIAVIAWTVRAGSRLRKRSQARLLQASREAGNLGPNGF from the coding sequence ATGACACAGGCACCTCTCACTTCAACACCATCGGCTACGGAACTCAAACCGCCTTCGCTGCGCACAATGGTTGTTGGGCTTTTACCCAGCATCCTTGTGAATGGCGTACTTGTCATCGTCATTTACCAGCTTATCAAGCACTTTACCTCGCTATCGGACGTAGAGGCGCTATTCATTTCGGCCATACCTGCGATGATTGACACTATCGCCAGCCTGCTGCGTCAGCGGCGGGTAGATGTACTGGGAGCGTTCGCTCTCATCACGATTGCCGTCTCTATCGTCCTCACCTTTGCCAGCGGCGACGCTCGACTGTTTCAGATACGCGAATCGTTCCTGACGGTCCTTTTTGGCATCATCTGCCTGGTCTCGCTGCTCTTTCCCAAACCGCTGTGGTTTTATATTATCCGTTACTTCACCACCGGCAACAACCCACGGCAGGAAGCCACGTTCAACGCAGCCTGGCAATATCCGGCCTTTCGCGCCTACATTCGCAACGTCACGATTGTCTGGGGAGTTACCTATGCCATTGAGTTCATCGTGCGCCTGGTGCTCGTCTACTCTCTACCGCTGTCACAATTCCTGGTCATCTCGCCCATCATCTTCTATGGCATCACCATCGCGGTAATCGCCTGGACGGTTCGAGCCGGAAGTCGCCTGCGCAAGCGCAGCCAGGCAAGGCTTCTCCAGGCATCCAGAGAAGCCGGCAACCTCGGCCCTAATGGATTTTGA